The segment caaactaggtaagatggatgaagtaaagaagtgcaggctgacaggaactggatgtatatctcccctgagagacaaagccagaataaggcaaatacataggcaaatgccagcagcaaaccactaaactgagaacaggacccctgttgaagttatcagagaaaggactgaaagagctaatggggcttaagaccccatatgaacaacaatgccaaccaaccagagcttccagagactaagccactacccaaagactatacatggactgacactggtcTCCAACTGCATTGGTAgcgatgaatatcctagtaagggcaccagtggaaggggaagctcttgttcctgccaaggctggacccctgtgaacgggattcttggggggagggtggtaatgtggggaggaaggggtatGGGAACACTCATATAAAAGGGAATGTGAGGGGTTAGGccaatgttggcctggaaacggggaaagggaataacatttgaaatgtaaataagaaatactcaatttaataaagacagaaaaaattaaaaaaaagaattaactgtTTCCAATATTAATCTAAATTATTACTTCTTCCTTTTATCATGTTATATCTTGAATATATCCACTCTTggatatattctatatattctatatattctatCTGGATAACTTCTATCCAGGCTTCTTTTTTTAAGCTACTTATATTTTGGTCTGAAAATTACCTAACTTGTTTATGAGTGGATGTACACTTTTTGCTCACTGCTAATATCTGTTTCACTATCCATAAGCAACATTTATCTTAATCACATAAAAAAAACATGTTattatttctcatttttctgGGTCCAAAAGCTGAGTTTTATATAAAACAGTAAAGTAGCTAAGACTCAGCAATATCCagaatataaatagataaataaataaataaatctttcattttAGAATATATTTCTCTATATAAAAGTCCTTGACATTGATTGACACTTTTTCGAAATTTGCTTAGGATCTGAACTTTTCATCAGAGAAGTCagaaatttttccttttaatgcCCAATAGGCAGGGCCACAATTCGAAGGACTGGGTTGCCAACTCACAGTCAGAAATTTCtggcccagaattgttcctatctaaaagaactacagggacataAATGAAGAAGAGACTAAATGAAAggtggcccaacttgggatctatcttATGGGGAGTGGAAGAGCGCTTTAGGCatgacactatttctgatgctatggtgtgcttacagatagagacctaacatggctgtcctctgagaggccctaccaacAGCTGACTtagacagatgcagataattacattcaaccattggactgaagttggagaAACTtatgattgaattagggaaaggattgaagaagccaaAGGGGAGGGTGAATGCATAGAAAGAcctgcagtctcaactaacttgcaCACATGAgagatcccagagactgagccaccaaccaggcagaataCATGAATTGGGCCAAGACCCTGGGTGGACAACCAGCAGTGGGGAGTTAAGACATaagctggaatgtaaataaatgagataagttcttttttaaatctgaaaaaattattatctttatttttgattATGTAATCATGTGGGTTCTATGTGAGAGAGGAGATGGACATAGATAGACAATGCAGAAGCCAGAAGGTTCCCATGAATCTGGAGCTACAAGTAACAGTCTAGTATGGATGCTGGTAACTGGATTTGAGTCCTCTTCACAATCAGGATATAATCTCAACCTTCTCTACATACTTACTCTTCTGTAATCCTTCTCTACATCCTCAATAAAAATGCAATTGTATGAGGAAATGATACAAAACATTTGTTGCTCAAAATCGTGCAGCTAATAAAGTTCTGGAAGCCAAACTTACAGTTTCTGCTTCAATATATCCATGCAATTCTGAGAGCAAAGTCATATATTAAGAGGATAAAGCAAAGGCCCAATAGATAGAAACTTCTGGACTGATGAAGCTTAAGTCTTACTTTCTTGAAAAGCCTTAATTCTTTTCAAAGCTTTCTTCAGCGCCTCCTTCACTTCCTTGTTCCTCAGGCTATAGATCATGGGGTTCAGCATAGGGATAACCACCGTGTAGAATACAGACACAATCTTGTCTTCCCAGAGGGATTTGCCCATGTTACCTTTCAAGTACATGAACATTAGTGTTCCAAAAAAAAGAGCCACTGCAATCATGTGAGATGCACAAGTAGAGAAGGTCTTGGCTTTGGCGCCTGCTGTACGAATCTTCAGAATAGCCCAGATAATGAATAGGTAAGATACAAGAATCACTGAAACGCTAGTTATGATGACCAAAAAAGCCAAAAGGAAAATCACCTGTTCTCGTAACTTGGTCTCACTACAGGCAAGCTTCAGCAGGGGTGGGAGgtcacaaaaaaagaaatcaaccTGGTTAGATTtacagaaggaaatggaaaaagtaCACCCAGTTCGGACCACAGTATTTACCATTGCACCAGAGTATGCTGCAGCAATCAGCCCCAGGCGAGTCTGTGGTGTCATGGCCATGGCATAAAGGAGGGGATTACATACAGCTACAT is part of the Rattus norvegicus strain BN/NHsdMcwi chromosome 1, GRCr8, whole genome shotgun sequence genome and harbors:
- the Or9i2 gene encoding olfactory receptor Olr383; translation: MADNGTRLTEFILMGFQLQAEIQLGLFFMFLAFYLITIVGNLGMIMLIQSDPQLHTPMYFFLSHLSFLDICYSSVIVPQLLETLGNNKMVITYERCATQFFFFTLYASTECFLLAVMAYDRYVAVCNPLLYAMAMTPQTRLGLIAAAYSGAMVNTVVRTGCTFSISFCKSNQVDFFFCDLPPLLKLACSETKLREQVIFLLAFLVIITSVSVILVSYLFIIWAILKIRTAGAKAKTFSTCASHMIAVALFFGTLMFMYLKGNMGKSLWEDKIVSVFYTVVIPMLNPMIYSLRNKEVKEALKKALKRIKAFQESKT